GTTTTTAGGGAATTAGCCTAAAAACGACGGTTAAAATTTTAAACTGCTATTAAATGGGCGGTTACTTGCAAAATTGCTAGTGGGTTGGCGTATATTTGCCCGCAAATTCTACATCTTTTAATTTTTCATATAATGATTATAGGTCTTCCAAAGGAGATTAAAAACAACGAAAACCGCGTAGCCCTTACCCCGGGCGGCGTGGCAGAGTTTGTTAAAAATGGCCACACCGTGTACGTACAAGCTACGGCTGGTGAGGGAAGCGGCTTCTCAAATGAAGAGTACGTAGGCGCCGGTGCCACCATTCTTCCAACCATTGAAGAAGTGTACGCCATCGCGGAGATGATTGTGAAAGTAAAAGAGCCGATTGAGCAGGAATACAGCCTGATCAAAGAAGGCCAGTTGCTGTTCACGTATTTCCACTTTGCCTCTTATGAGCCATTGACGCACGCCATGATTGAGCGTAAGGCAACGTGTTTGGCCTACGAAACCGTTGAGTTGAAGGACCGTTCTTTGCCGTTGTTGATTCCAATGAGCGAAGTGGCCGGCCGCATGGCTCCGCAGGAAGGCGCAAAATACCTGGAGAAACCATTGAAAGGCCGCGGCATCTTGCTAGGCGGCGTACCAGGCGTTCCTCCTGCCAATGTATTGGTATTGGGCGGTGGTATTGTGGGTACTCAGGCAGCTAAGATTGCTGCTGGCTTTGGCGCCCGCGTGACCATCATGGACATTAGCTTGAAGCGTCTGCGTGAACTGGATGACTTCATGCCAGCCAACGTGACCACGGTGATGTCTAACCACTACAACATCAAAGAAGCCATCAAAACCGCTGATTTGATCATTGGTGCCGTATTGATCCCAGGCGCGAAGGCTCCTCACTTGATCACCCGTGACATGTTGAAAGACATGAAGCCAGGCACCGTACTCGTGGACGTAGCCGTTGACCAAGGCGGTTGCATTGAAACGTGTAAGCCTACCACCCATGAGAACCCCACCTTCATCATTGACGACGTGGTGCATTATTGCGTAGCCAACATGCCAGGTGCGGTTCCTTACACCTCTACCCTAGCCTTGACCAACGCTACCTTGCCATATGCCATCTTGCTTGCCAACAAAGGCTGGAAGCAGGCATGCCAGGAGCGCGACGAGCTGAAACTAGGTTTGAACGTGGTGGATGGGAAAGTAGTATATCCAGGTGTGGCTGAGGCCTTCAATCTCCCTCTGGTGAATGTAGCAGATGTTCTAGCGTAAGCTGATCAACCATAACTTGGAAGCGCCTCCTGATGCAAATCAGGAGGCGCTTTTGTTTATTAAGGAATTAAGCTGATTTTGGTTTGTTTTTTTATTGTTTTCCAGGAAAGAGGCGAAAAACGATTTTCTTTTTTTTCCCTTGTATTTTGAAGATTGGGACTCAGCCCTCTGAAAGATTTCCTTTTGCTGGGGTTGATAATCTTTGCCACTTCCGTGGTTTATGTGCTCACCTACTTATCCTCCTGCAATTGCCATCGCCCGCCGTTGTTGGTGTTCTCATCAACGACCAAGACTACTTCTCCAGTAGTTAATATGTTCCCTGTTGCCGGCAGTGCACTTCCGTTGGCCTTTCCTTCGTAGTTTCCGCCTGTTCCGGAGCGCACTCACTGCCTTGTTTCATTGTGTCTGCTAAGCGCTCACGGCCGCGGGGCCACGTCCTGTCCCTTCGCGCTGCTGTTGTTTGTGGGACTTTGTCCCTGCCGCCGCTGCCCGCGGCGCACAAACACCAGAGGCGCTCAGGACCAGGACTGGCTTGGGTCCCAGTTCTGCTTTTGTAGGATGCTTGGTTCGCTTGTTGCTGGCAATTGCGGTTCCTGTCGCTGCAGAGGCATGCGTGCCAAGGCACGGTTTTACTTATCTGATTTCCCGCGTCTGGTTCAAGCTTATAACCTGGACCCACCGTGGCGGGCAGTCTGAGGCTGCCCTGGGTATCAGCCTCCCACCTCTTTCGCTGGGGAACCGGTGCATCATCCTTCGCCAAGTGCGGATTCCCCCTTAGAGGGGGGCGAGGGGGGTGTTTACACCTGTAGAAAAAAGCTCCCCGCCAGTTTAGTGAAGTTGGAATGATAAATACTGCAGAATAAGTCGATACGTATAGCAATTAACTAAACCCACAGTTTTTAGCCCGTTTTCCAGAAAATACGCTAAAAACGGGGAGAATGTCAGCCTACCGGGATGCTTCCCATTGAAGTTGGAGCTGGGCGAAGGTTGGTAAGGTTTCTAAAGATGAAAGACTGATGCCGTCTGGACCTACTTGCCAGCAGTAATGCTGGAGGCCGTTACTGAGGAAAAGAAAAGGAGCCTGAATGGTTTGGTTGTAGACGGCAGCCTGCTGCACCGTGGTGGACGTGAGTGGTACGTGCGGAGCTTTGCATTCTACCAGCAAAAGAGCCGTCCCTTCATGGCTGTAGATGCAGAGGTCGGTGCGCTTTTGAAGGGTGTTGTAGGTGGTTCCGCGCTCTACGCCCATCAGGCTGAGCGGGTAAGCGAGGTGCTTATGGAGGAAATGGATGACATGCTGCCGTACCCACTCTTCAGGGGTTAAGACCAGCCATTTCTTGCGTACTACATCGTATATACAGGTTTTCCCTCCAGAATCCTTAAGTTTGTAGTCAAACGCCGGTAAAGTCAACTGCTCCATCCCTCAAAGATAGCATTTGTTGAGATTCCGTTTATCGGCTGTTTTCCTGGAATTAAGCAAAAAACAACCTATGAAGACAAAAGAAGAAATTGTAGAGAACTGGCTGCCCCGCTATACCGGCAGGCCCTTAAACGAGTTTGGCGAGTACATCCTCCTGACCAACTTCCTCAACTACGTGGTGATGTTCTCTGAGCAGTTCGGCGTGGAAATGAAAGGCCAGGACAAGCCCATGCAGACCGCCACGGCTGAGAACATTACCATCATCAACTTCGGGATGGGAAGCGCCATGGCTGCCACGGTGATGGATTTGCTT
The nucleotide sequence above comes from Nibribacter ruber. Encoded proteins:
- the ald gene encoding alanine dehydrogenase, whose product is MIIGLPKEIKNNENRVALTPGGVAEFVKNGHTVYVQATAGEGSGFSNEEYVGAGATILPTIEEVYAIAEMIVKVKEPIEQEYSLIKEGQLLFTYFHFASYEPLTHAMIERKATCLAYETVELKDRSLPLLIPMSEVAGRMAPQEGAKYLEKPLKGRGILLGGVPGVPPANVLVLGGGIVGTQAAKIAAGFGARVTIMDISLKRLRELDDFMPANVTTVMSNHYNIKEAIKTADLIIGAVLIPGAKAPHLITRDMLKDMKPGTVLVDVAVDQGGCIETCKPTTHENPTFIIDDVVHYCVANMPGAVPYTSTLALTNATLPYAILLANKGWKQACQERDELKLGLNVVDGKVVYPGVAEAFNLPLVNVADVLA
- a CDS encoding type I restriction enzyme HsdR N-terminal domain-containing protein, with product MEQLTLPAFDYKLKDSGGKTCIYDVVRKKWLVLTPEEWVRQHVIHFLHKHLAYPLSLMGVERGTTYNTLQKRTDLCIYSHEGTALLLVECKAPHVPLTSTTVQQAAVYNQTIQAPFLFLSNGLQHYCWQVGPDGISLSSLETLPTFAQLQLQWEASR